In Hallerella succinigenes, the following are encoded in one genomic region:
- the dnaX gene encoding DNA polymerase III subunit gamma/tau, producing MAYIAMARKWRPESFNDLVGQEHIAKTIENAIVGGRLHHAFLFTGTRGVGKTTSARILAKTLNCTGGDPLIPCGKCKSCLDIASGHPMDVIEIDAASNTGVDNIRDLLEQTQYTPMIGKYKVFVIDEVHMLSKGAFNALLKTLEEPPPHVIFIFATTEVNKVPQTILSRVQRFDFKRLTTKQITSRLKYICDQESISTDAEALGMIAEKADGSMRDALTFFDQAYAFTGNDMNADSVRSVLGVPPNDLYFSLLESIEKHDLKGTFAVVDKASETGVEFAPLLEGFAKFVRNRLYVKVGGISAEELNISEGLFSKLNSCAPSLGNGDLLRIARILTDLQGNIRRSTNPRLLVESAFARMAYLDRVVDLKRALAAINDPASQGSKKKLTEPQAQVSMAALTAPAPSDSPFTIDFDGFDAPKSSPATSSANDSFAIPTAPEAPPSIDRGTPEMDPSMIIDFGGAPAFDDDHGFDEGPSFAEAGDDLGDVQAITRYDICNAWQNLIRSSFSQEMGFFATSLNGSTLEHGDFQENPFRLKVVYPAAFKWGFDQMMMRDDYRDRLLNILEDRLQTKVAVTYELLEPKPGEDVSGVPLSPWETDLQHEPGLAEFTQRFMAELIATRSVPKMVDEENSDGEQCAVTPEQE from the coding sequence ATGGCTTATATTGCAATGGCGCGCAAATGGCGACCGGAGTCGTTCAACGATCTGGTCGGCCAGGAGCATATCGCAAAGACGATTGAAAATGCAATCGTCGGTGGTCGTCTGCATCATGCGTTCCTTTTTACGGGAACCCGTGGTGTCGGTAAAACGACTTCTGCACGTATCTTGGCGAAAACGTTGAACTGCACGGGTGGTGATCCGCTGATCCCGTGTGGAAAGTGCAAGAGCTGTCTCGATATCGCGAGCGGTCATCCGATGGACGTGATTGAAATTGATGCGGCTTCGAATACGGGTGTCGACAATATCCGCGATCTTTTGGAACAAACCCAGTATACGCCGATGATCGGCAAGTACAAGGTGTTTGTGATCGACGAAGTCCACATGCTTTCGAAAGGCGCTTTCAACGCGCTTCTCAAAACCTTGGAAGAACCGCCTCCGCATGTGATTTTCATTTTTGCGACGACCGAAGTCAATAAGGTTCCGCAGACGATTCTTTCGCGAGTACAGCGCTTTGACTTTAAGCGTCTTACGACAAAGCAAATCACGAGCCGTCTCAAATACATCTGTGATCAGGAATCGATTTCGACCGATGCGGAAGCACTCGGCATGATTGCAGAAAAGGCGGATGGCTCGATGCGTGACGCTCTCACGTTCTTCGATCAGGCTTACGCTTTTACCGGCAACGATATGAATGCGGACTCCGTCCGTTCCGTTCTCGGTGTCCCTCCGAACGATCTTTATTTTAGCCTTCTTGAATCCATTGAAAAGCACGATCTCAAGGGTACGTTTGCCGTTGTTGATAAGGCTTCGGAAACGGGTGTGGAATTTGCACCGCTTCTCGAAGGCTTTGCCAAGTTTGTCCGCAACCGCCTGTATGTGAAGGTGGGCGGAATTTCTGCCGAAGAATTGAACATTTCGGAAGGTCTTTTTAGCAAGCTCAATTCTTGCGCGCCATCTCTTGGCAACGGTGACCTCTTGCGCATTGCGCGTATCCTCACGGACTTGCAGGGGAACATTCGCCGCAGCACGAATCCGCGTTTGCTCGTGGAATCCGCTTTCGCTCGAATGGCTTATCTCGACAGGGTCGTAGACTTGAAACGTGCCTTGGCCGCGATTAATGACCCTGCTTCCCAGGGTTCAAAAAAAAAATTAACTGAACCGCAGGCTCAGGTGTCGATGGCAGCGTTGACTGCTCCGGCGCCTTCCGATTCGCCTTTTACAATTGACTTCGACGGCTTTGACGCTCCGAAGTCTTCTCCTGCCACTTCTTCTGCAAACGATTCGTTTGCGATTCCGACGGCGCCTGAAGCGCCTCCGTCTATCGATAGGGGAACTCCCGAAATGGATCCTTCCATGATAATCGATTTTGGCGGTGCGCCTGCTTTTGACGATGACCACGGTTTTGACGAAGGGCCAAGCTTTGCCGAAGCCGGAGATGATTTGGGCGATGTGCAGGCGATTACGCGCTACGACATTTGCAACGCCTGGCAGAATTTGATCCGCAGCAGTTTCTCTCAGGAAATGGGATTCTTTGCGACAAGCCTGAACGGTTCGACTCTTGAACACGGAGACTTCCAGGAAAATCCGTTCCGCTTGAAAGTCGTTTATCCGGCCGCATTTAAGTGGGGCTTCGATCAGATGATGATGCGTGACGATTACCGCGATCGCTTGTTGAATATTCTGGAAGACCGCTTGCAGACAAAAGTCGCTGTGACCTATGAACTGTTGGAGCCGAAACCCGGCGAAGATGTTTCCGGAGTGCCGCTCAGCCCTTGGGAAACGGACTTGCAACATGAACCGGGGCTTGCGGAATTCACCCAGAGATTTATGGCGGAACTCATTGCGACAAGATCCGTGCCGAAAATGGTCGACGAAGAAAATTCGGACGGCGAACAATGTGCAGTGACTCCGGAACAGGAATAA